The Flavobacterium faecale genome has a segment encoding these proteins:
- a CDS encoding type I polyketide synthase encodes MKQAIHTSFINTPTSIEDWTVLDLFQRQVVEHPSNVAVVFENKTLTYLELDVLSNQLANYLTSMHGIVEGDFIAILLERSEMSIVCMLGILKCGAAYVPIEPSYPLQRIEYIVKDSNSALTIDDHFLSLFISSTYLDKSYSTFNFKVNPNHLAYVIYTSGSTGSPKGVMVEHSNLYNYVDSTKYILSDTVNQSGCFAHLSMSFDGSVTELYTPLMYGKKIIISTAASNGIFSDKNLFKYAPFDFIKMTPSHLSFLITAVQRNKNQKLSSQFMLGGEALYQHHIDLLKENGIDAVLYNHYGPTEGTVGCCVYKTHTTINHVTENIPIGKPLANVQLHIINKENQVVPDGEIGELCIAGKGVTKGYINRPELNAEKFCSNPFHLGTKMYRSGDLVKKDTDGNIVYMGRIDDQVKVNGYRIELGEIEAVLLSLPEIKLATVIVNKDFETARIVAYLKADGNNITNSTVAELLSTLLPTYMIPSVFMWVDQFPLNSNGKIDKKSLPKPEYIRPSNAPLFRKPKTELQKNIATVWQKQLHIPAVGLDDNFFEMGATSLLVQKVVAVLNNELDSPISVTNIYQYPTVGSLSSFLELTIKEEAKFDFSKTKKNTRTDAVAIIGMASRFPGANTIPELWEVLKSGKETITFFNREELDAAVPESLRNDPLYVSARGIITSANRFDASFFGINPKLAEVMDPQFRLFLEIAWEALEQTGYLPAHYKGKTGVYAGVGTNTYYKKNILPNAAILDQIGYLQAETVNEKDYIASRTAYQLDLKGPAVSIQSACSTSLLAIAQAVEAIRNGHCDLALAGGSNITAPINSGHLYQEGSMLSNDGHCRSFDADAKGTVFSDGAGVVLLKSLEDAQKDGDTIYGIIKGVGINNDGGNKGSFTAPSTEGQADAIAQAMQDANIAPETISYVETHGTATPLGDPIEIEGLKMAFGPAPEKESCAIGSIKSNMGHLTAAAGVAGLIKTVLAMYHQQLPPSLGFENPNPIIDFKNSPFFVTTQLRDWKSTTDLPLRAGVSSFGVGGTNVHLVVEEYPQEIKIFGPSRPEQLLLWSAKTAFSAQGFQKELGQLLNTENEIALADVAYSLQKTRQNFTHRSFLVGNTNVESANQLLSIQKTSIKSAVLKSVPSELVFLFPGQGSQYAQMGMALYQHEKVYQETIDLCAELLKKDLLIDIRTVLYPERPSPEAEAQLKDTRFTQPALFVTEYALAQLWSSWGIQPTAICGHSIGEFVGGVLAGIFSLEDALHLIALRGQMVSELPTGTMLSVRMSEEELLAILPKTLSLAAVNSPVLCVVAGEENEILSFSKMLQQAEIANKQLFTSHAFHSHMMDAAVGPFETAVRKIKLGTPTLPITSSVTGTWLTNEQATDPTYWSNHMREAVRYSPAAKTLLTLDDPTFLEVGPGQTLTALTKQQGAGNLIAAYTSLPLPKENGNDYQSILTTMGELWLRGFEPDWKAFYQDRQRQLIALPSYVFDRKPCWIDPPKVAPIATLAKQNEQLSIKAPLVTEPTNDLLPMRKITILNQIAAAINQTSGVEYPEDATSYSFLELGLDSLTLTQLAIRLKKEFKLPITFRQLNEGLSSPDLLADFLDAQLPPEPVAVAPAVAPIPQVTPVAAAVASYTHPVSSEQNNTALGLIAQQIQLLGKQIELLQGTPIQLPTTSHQEAAQQMPQPILAQNSNADSRTANEIVEHSKPFGASPKIEKLATELAPSQAAFLAQLVTSYTKKTAASKTYAQKNRSIMADPRVVTGFKPLTKEMVYPLVIEKSSGNQLWDLDGNQYLDALNGFGSCFFGHQPDFIKEALHQQIESGFEVGPQHPLAAEVCELLLSFTNQDRAALCNTGSEAVLGAMRIARTYTGRSLIVAFTGSYHGINDEALVRGSKKGTSFPAAAGIMSESVQNMLLLDYGTDESLRIITERADEIAAVLVEPVQSRRPEFQPIAFLKQLRALTEQNDIALVFDEVITGFRSHLGGAQALFEIEADIATYGKVIGGGISIGAILGKRKYLDTLDGGQWSFGDDSIPEIGVTYFAGTFVRHPLALASCKASLLHLKEQGPALQNRLNAMTDRLAAELNAYFSSNGLPMVINHFSSLWRMKFNDDVQYTDLLFTVLREKGIHIMDGFPCFLTEPYTDQDIDFIIATIQDSLVTLVQAGFYGGTSSTLAAVANKNNVTLNIPPVPNADLGRDPEGNTAWFVENETIEGSYDKINL; translated from the coding sequence ATGAAGCAAGCAATACATACTAGTTTTATCAACACCCCTACTTCTATCGAGGATTGGACTGTTCTGGATTTATTTCAGAGACAAGTAGTCGAACATCCATCGAATGTTGCGGTTGTATTTGAAAATAAAACACTTACCTATTTGGAATTGGATGTGTTATCCAATCAACTAGCGAATTATTTAACTAGTATGCATGGAATAGTCGAAGGAGATTTTATAGCTATACTATTGGAGCGCAGCGAGATGTCAATTGTGTGTATGTTAGGGATTTTAAAATGTGGAGCTGCTTATGTTCCTATTGAACCTAGCTATCCTTTGCAGCGAATTGAGTATATTGTTAAAGATAGCAACAGTGCTCTTACCATTGACGATCACTTTTTATCACTTTTTATTTCCAGTACATACCTAGATAAATCTTATTCTACATTTAACTTCAAAGTCAATCCCAATCATTTAGCCTATGTAATTTATACCTCAGGAAGCACAGGGAGTCCTAAGGGAGTTATGGTGGAACATAGTAATTTGTATAATTATGTTGATAGTACTAAATACATACTTAGTGATACTGTAAATCAGTCTGGATGTTTTGCTCATCTTTCCATGTCTTTTGATGGAAGCGTGACCGAGCTGTACACTCCTCTTATGTATGGAAAGAAAATTATTATTAGCACTGCCGCTAGCAATGGTATATTTTCGGATAAAAACTTATTTAAATACGCTCCCTTTGACTTTATAAAAATGACACCCTCGCACCTAAGTTTCTTAATAACTGCTGTGCAAAGGAACAAAAATCAAAAACTTAGCTCTCAATTTATGCTTGGTGGCGAAGCACTATACCAACATCATATAGATTTACTTAAAGAAAATGGTATTGATGCGGTTCTATACAATCATTATGGTCCAACAGAAGGAACAGTGGGTTGCTGCGTCTATAAAACTCACACTACAATTAATCATGTTACTGAAAATATTCCGATTGGTAAACCTTTAGCGAATGTTCAATTACATATCATTAACAAAGAAAATCAAGTTGTCCCAGATGGAGAAATTGGTGAACTTTGTATTGCAGGAAAAGGCGTTACAAAAGGCTATATTAATAGACCTGAATTAAATGCAGAAAAGTTTTGCTCGAACCCATTTCATTTGGGCACGAAAATGTATCGTTCTGGCGATTTGGTTAAAAAAGATACAGACGGGAATATTGTCTATATGGGGCGTATTGACGATCAGGTAAAGGTTAATGGATACCGTATTGAATTGGGTGAAATTGAAGCTGTACTCCTTAGCTTGCCCGAAATTAAATTGGCCACTGTAATTGTTAACAAAGATTTTGAAACTGCACGAATTGTGGCTTACTTAAAAGCGGATGGAAATAACATAACAAATAGTACTGTAGCTGAACTACTTTCTACCTTGCTGCCTACCTATATGATTCCTAGCGTTTTTATGTGGGTAGATCAATTTCCGCTGAATTCTAACGGTAAAATTGACAAAAAGAGTTTGCCAAAACCAGAATATATCCGTCCTTCAAATGCTCCACTTTTTCGAAAACCAAAAACGGAACTGCAAAAAAACATAGCTACAGTGTGGCAAAAGCAATTGCATATCCCTGCTGTGGGCCTTGACGATAACTTTTTTGAGATGGGTGCTACTTCACTCTTAGTACAAAAGGTAGTTGCTGTATTGAATAATGAATTAGATAGTCCTATTTCTGTTACCAACATCTACCAATATCCAACGGTAGGTAGTTTGAGTTCGTTTTTGGAACTAACCATAAAGGAAGAAGCAAAATTTGATTTTTCGAAAACAAAAAAAAATACCCGAACTGATGCTGTTGCCATCATTGGCATGGCGAGTCGCTTTCCAGGTGCTAATACCATTCCTGAACTTTGGGAGGTCTTAAAAAGCGGAAAAGAAACTATCACTTTTTTCAATCGCGAAGAATTGGATGCGGCTGTGCCTGAAAGCCTGCGCAACGATCCTTTGTATGTATCGGCACGCGGAATCATTACGTCAGCGAATCGTTTTGATGCGTCCTTTTTTGGTATTAATCCAAAATTAGCCGAAGTGATGGATCCACAGTTTCGTTTATTCTTAGAAATTGCGTGGGAAGCACTAGAACAAACGGGTTACTTACCAGCGCATTACAAAGGTAAAACTGGCGTTTATGCAGGTGTGGGAACCAATACCTATTATAAGAAAAACATACTTCCGAATGCTGCCATCTTAGACCAAATTGGTTATTTACAAGCAGAAACGGTTAATGAAAAAGATTATATTGCCTCTAGAACGGCATATCAACTGGACTTGAAAGGGCCTGCCGTGAGTATTCAATCGGCTTGCTCTACTTCGCTCCTAGCCATTGCGCAGGCGGTAGAAGCGATTCGAAACGGCCATTGTGATCTTGCCCTCGCAGGAGGCTCCAATATCACAGCACCCATCAATAGTGGTCATTTGTACCAAGAAGGTTCGATGTTGAGTAATGATGGGCACTGCCGATCGTTTGATGCTGACGCAAAAGGAACCGTTTTTAGTGATGGTGCTGGTGTAGTGCTCTTAAAAAGTCTAGAAGACGCGCAAAAAGATGGTGATACTATTTATGGTATTATTAAAGGAGTTGGAATTAATAATGATGGAGGAAACAAAGGAAGCTTTACAGCTCCTAGCACCGAAGGGCAAGCCGATGCTATTGCGCAAGCGATGCAGGATGCCAACATTGCACCCGAAACCATTAGCTATGTAGAAACGCATGGTACCGCTACTCCACTGGGGGATCCTATTGAAATTGAAGGTTTAAAAATGGCTTTTGGCCCTGCGCCCGAAAAGGAATCTTGTGCTATTGGTTCTATCAAAAGTAATATGGGTCACCTTACTGCTGCGGCAGGGGTTGCTGGATTGATCAAAACCGTTTTGGCGATGTACCATCAACAGCTGCCACCGTCTTTGGGATTTGAAAATCCGAATCCGATTATTGATTTTAAAAATAGTCCGTTTTTTGTTACTACCCAATTGAGAGATTGGAAATCAACTACCGATTTGCCTTTACGTGCAGGAGTAAGTTCATTTGGTGTGGGCGGAACCAATGTACATTTAGTAGTCGAAGAATATCCGCAAGAAATTAAGATCTTCGGTCCTAGTCGTCCAGAGCAATTGCTGTTATGGTCTGCCAAAACAGCGTTTAGCGCTCAAGGCTTTCAAAAGGAATTGGGACAATTATTAAATACGGAAAATGAAATTGCATTAGCTGATGTTGCCTATTCTTTACAAAAAACCCGTCAGAATTTTACACACCGCTCTTTTTTGGTAGGGAACACAAATGTTGAATCGGCCAACCAATTGCTTTCGATACAAAAAACTAGTATTAAATCGGCTGTGCTAAAATCGGTACCCTCCGAATTGGTTTTTCTATTCCCAGGCCAAGGATCGCAATACGCTCAAATGGGAATGGCATTGTACCAGCATGAAAAAGTGTACCAAGAGACGATTGATCTTTGTGCAGAACTTTTGAAAAAAGACCTTCTGATTGATATCCGAACGGTTTTATATCCAGAACGTCCCAGTCCGGAAGCAGAAGCGCAGTTGAAAGATACGCGCTTTACCCAACCGGCTTTGTTTGTTACCGAATATGCGTTGGCACAACTTTGGAGCAGTTGGGGGATACAACCCACCGCCATTTGTGGTCATAGTATTGGTGAATTTGTAGGTGGTGTGCTGGCTGGAATTTTCAGTTTGGAAGATGCTTTACATTTGATTGCCTTACGTGGTCAAATGGTGAGTGAACTGCCAACGGGAACTATGCTTTCTGTTCGAATGAGCGAAGAGGAACTACTCGCTATTTTGCCCAAAACACTCTCTCTTGCAGCGGTAAACTCGCCTGTATTGTGTGTGGTAGCGGGTGAAGAAAATGAAATTTTATCTTTTTCGAAAATGTTACAACAGGCAGAAATCGCCAACAAACAGCTATTTACAAGCCACGCTTTTCATTCACACATGATGGATGCTGCTGTGGGGCCATTTGAAACTGCTGTTCGAAAAATAAAATTAGGAACTCCTACCCTTCCCATTACCTCATCGGTAACGGGAACATGGCTTACAAATGAACAAGCAACCGATCCAACCTATTGGTCCAACCATATGCGCGAAGCCGTTCGCTATAGTCCCGCGGCAAAAACATTACTAACGTTGGATGATCCAACATTTTTAGAAGTGGGTCCTGGGCAAACATTAACGGCTTTAACCAAGCAACAAGGAGCGGGAAATTTGATCGCTGCTTATACAAGTTTACCCTTGCCAAAAGAAAACGGGAACGATTACCAATCGATTTTGACCACTATGGGTGAATTGTGGTTGAGGGGATTTGAACCCGATTGGAAGGCTTTCTATCAAGACCGACAACGACAACTTATTGCGTTGCCTAGTTATGTTTTTGATCGAAAACCCTGTTGGATTGATCCTCCCAAAGTTGCACCAATAGCAACCTTGGCAAAACAAAATGAACAACTATCTATCAAAGCTCCACTAGTGACTGAGCCGACAAATGACCTATTACCTATGAGAAAAATTACTATTTTAAATCAAATTGCAGCTGCTATCAATCAAACTAGTGGTGTAGAATATCCAGAAGATGCTACTAGCTATTCGTTTCTTGAATTGGGATTGGATTCCTTGACCCTAACCCAATTGGCTATTCGATTAAAAAAAGAATTCAAACTCCCCATTACTTTTCGTCAACTTAATGAAGGTCTAAGTTCACCCGATTTGTTAGCCGACTTTTTAGATGCGCAACTTCCTCCTGAACCTGTAGCGGTAGCTCCAGCAGTGGCTCCTATACCGCAAGTTACTCCTGTGGCTGCGGCAGTTGCTAGCTATACTCACCCTGTTAGTTCTGAACAAAATAATACAGCGTTGGGATTGATTGCTCAACAAATTCAGCTACTAGGAAAGCAGATAGAATTGCTCCAAGGAACACCGATTCAATTACCCACCACTAGTCATCAAGAGGCAGCACAACAAATGCCTCAGCCGATACTTGCACAAAATTCAAACGCAGATAGTAGAACAGCCAACGAAATTGTTGAGCATTCAAAACCTTTTGGTGCTTCGCCAAAGATTGAAAAATTGGCAACCGAATTAGCGCCCTCGCAAGCTGCATTTTTGGCCCAACTTGTAACGAGCTACACTAAAAAAACAGCTGCTAGTAAAACCTATGCACAAAAGAATAGAAGTATCATGGCCGATCCAAGGGTGGTTACTGGTTTCAAACCCCTAACCAAAGAGATGGTTTATCCTCTTGTTATTGAAAAATCAAGTGGTAACCAATTGTGGGATCTCGATGGAAATCAATACTTAGATGCGCTAAATGGTTTTGGATCTTGTTTTTTTGGTCATCAACCTGATTTTATAAAAGAAGCCCTTCACCAACAAATTGAAAGTGGTTTTGAAGTTGGACCTCAACATCCCCTTGCCGCAGAAGTGTGCGAACTTTTACTTTCGTTCACCAACCAAGACCGTGCAGCCTTATGTAACACAGGATCAGAGGCGGTATTGGGTGCTATGCGTATTGCGCGTACCTATACGGGACGCTCTTTGATTGTTGCTTTTACTGGTTCGTACCATGGAATTAATGATGAAGCATTGGTTCGAGGTTCGAAAAAAGGAACGAGCTTTCCGGCTGCGGCAGGAATTATGTCGGAATCTGTTCAAAATATGCTCTTATTGGATTATGGAACAGATGAAAGTTTGCGCATTATCACCGAAAGAGCCGATGAAATAGCCGCTGTACTGGTAGAACCGGTACAGAGTAGACGACCTGAATTTCAACCGATTGCTTTTTTGAAACAATTGCGAGCTTTAACAGAACAAAATGATATTGCCCTTGTATTTGATGAAGTGATTACGGGATTTAGGTCTCATCTTGGCGGTGCACAAGCTTTGTTTGAAATCGAAGCCGATATTGCAACCTATGGTAAAGTAATTGGCGGTGGAATATCTATCGGAGCTATTTTAGGAAAACGAAAATACCTAGATACCTTGGACGGTGGTCAATGGAGTTTTGGAGATGATTCGATTCCGGAAATTGGGGTAACTTATTTTGCGGGAACGTTTGTACGCCATCCGTTGGCACTTGCTAGTTGTAAAGCTTCACTTCTTCATTTGAAAGAGCAAGGTCCTGCTTTGCAAAATCGTTTGAACGCCATGACCGATCGATTGGCTGCGGAACTAAATGCTTATTTTAGTTCGAATGGTTTGCCTATGGTAATCAATCACTTCAGCTCATTATGGCGCATGAAATTTAACGATGACGTTCAATACACTGATCTCCTTTTTACAGTATTGCGTGAAAAAGGAATTCATATCATGGACGGTTTTCCGTGCTTCTTGACTGAACCGTATACCGATCAGGATATCGATTTTATCATAGCTACCATCCAAGATAGTCTTGTGACTTTGGTTCAGGCTGGCTTTTATGGTGGTACTAGTTCAACGTTAGCCGCAGTTGCTAATAAAAACAATGTTACGCTAAATATACCTCCTGTCCCTAATGCAGATTTA
- a CDS encoding T9SS type A sorting domain-containing protein, which yields MKNLKIKYSTVVLLTIFFGSFAGFSQNSNGDVMGNIITSGNNAEGSSGSVAYSIGQVFYTYVGESVYELAQGVQQNETATTLIVPTNVDPIAEIVIFPNPTTDYVSINMTGIVLNKTQSSYQLYDMQGRMLKQSSIKTQETQINVSDLSSAVYLLQVVVDNDHTKTFKIVKN from the coding sequence GTGAAAAATTTAAAAATCAAATATAGTACAGTGGTGCTGCTAACGATCTTCTTCGGTTCGTTTGCAGGTTTCAGCCAAAATAGTAACGGTGATGTAATGGGGAACATTATTACATCAGGTAACAATGCCGAAGGAAGTTCTGGAAGCGTAGCCTATTCTATCGGGCAAGTTTTTTATACCTACGTAGGCGAGTCAGTATATGAACTAGCACAAGGGGTTCAACAAAATGAAACGGCAACTACATTAATTGTTCCTACAAATGTTGATCCTATCGCAGAAATTGTTATTTTTCCTAATCCAACAACAGATTATGTATCCATAAACATGACGGGAATAGTGCTTAATAAAACGCAGAGTTCTTACCAACTTTACGATATGCAAGGAAGAATGCTAAAACAAAGCAGCATCAAAACACAAGAAACCCAAATTAATGTCAGCGATCTTAGCTCGGCAGTCTATCTATTGCAAGTTGTAGTAGACAATGATCATACGAAAACATTCAAAATAGTAAAAAACTAA
- a CDS encoding helix-turn-helix domain-containing protein — MSTVGIYLKIKESREMKRHTVEYVAIQMEMTVQLYLKVETGDVDLKISKLDKLAKVLGIKKSELFAFN, encoded by the coding sequence ATGAGTACTGTTGGTATCTATTTAAAAATTAAAGAAAGCCGTGAAATGAAAAGGCATACCGTTGAATATGTGGCCATTCAAATGGAAATGACAGTACAGCTCTATCTAAAGGTCGAAACAGGCGATGTCGATTTAAAAATTTCCAAATTAGATAAATTAGCTAAAGTTTTAGGAATTAAAAAAAGCGAATTATTTGCTTTTAATTAA
- a CDS encoding GDP-L-fucose synthase family protein translates to MTNKAAKIYIAGHNGMVGSAIWRNLEAKGYSNLVGASSKEVDLCNQQAVNDFIATTKPEIIIDAAAKVGGILANNDFPYQFLMENMQIQNNLIDAAHRTNVSKFIFLGSSCIYPKLAPQPLKEDYLLTDSLEPTNEWYALAKISGVKLCQAIRNQFQKDFVSLMPTNLYGTHDNFDLKSSHVLPAMIRKFHEAKHNQNAAVVLWGSGTPMREFLFVDDMAAAVVFALENKLPDYLYNVGTGEDLTIKDLATTIQKIVGHTGEIVWDDSKPDGTPRKLMDVSKMHALGWKHQVQLEEGIQKTYNWFLENIDNFKQIDYK, encoded by the coding sequence ATGACAAACAAAGCAGCCAAAATTTATATCGCAGGCCACAACGGAATGGTAGGAAGTGCCATTTGGCGCAATTTAGAAGCCAAAGGCTATTCCAATTTGGTGGGAGCATCTAGCAAAGAGGTAGATTTATGCAACCAACAAGCCGTAAACGACTTTATAGCAACCACAAAGCCAGAAATCATTATTGATGCGGCGGCCAAAGTGGGTGGGATTTTAGCTAATAATGATTTTCCATACCAGTTCTTGATGGAAAACATGCAAATTCAAAACAATTTGATTGATGCAGCACATCGAACGAATGTCTCCAAGTTTATTTTCTTGGGTAGTTCTTGCATCTATCCAAAATTGGCACCACAACCCTTAAAGGAAGACTACTTGTTAACCGACTCTTTGGAGCCAACAAACGAATGGTATGCTTTAGCCAAAATTTCAGGGGTAAAATTGTGCCAAGCGATCCGCAATCAATTTCAAAAAGACTTTGTGAGCTTGATGCCAACTAATTTATACGGTACACACGATAACTTCGATCTTAAAAGTTCACATGTGTTACCCGCTATGATCCGTAAGTTTCATGAGGCGAAACACAATCAAAATGCAGCAGTTGTGCTATGGGGTTCTGGAACGCCAATGCGCGAATTTTTGTTTGTAGACGACATGGCTGCCGCAGTAGTTTTCGCTTTAGAAAACAAATTACCCGATTACTTATATAATGTAGGAACAGGTGAAGATTTAACCATCAAAGACCTAGCCACCACCATCCAAAAAATAGTAGGTCACACAGGCGAAATCGTTTGGGACGACAGTAAACCAGACGGGACACCAAGAAAATTAATGGATGTATCTAAAATGCACGCCTTAGGCTGGAAACACCAAGTACAATTAGAAGAAGGAATACAAAAAACATACAATTGGTTTTTGGAAAATATAGACAATTTCAAACAAATCGATTACAAATAA
- the gmd gene encoding GDP-mannose 4,6-dehydratase, with translation MNPTQKTAFITGVTGQDGAYLSEFLLKKGYIVHGLKRRSSLFNTDRIDHLYQDPHVENRNFILHYGDMTDSTNLTRLIQEIQPDEIYNLAAMSHVAVSFETPEYTGNADGLGTLRILDAVRLLGLEKKTRIYQASTSELYGKVQEVPQSETTPFYPRSPYAVAKMYAFWITVNYREAYGMYACNGILFNHESPIRGETFVTRKITRATSRIALGLQDKFYLGNLDAKRDWGHAKDYVRMMWMILQAEEAEDWVIATGTTTPVREFVRMSFAEVGIELEFKGEGVEEKGFVKACNNPDYQLEIGKEILAVDPKYFRPTEVDLLIGDPTKAKEKLGWECQYDLADLVKDMMQSDVALMKKDQYLKEGGYQTLNYFE, from the coding sequence ATGAATCCAACACAAAAAACAGCATTTATTACAGGAGTTACTGGTCAAGACGGAGCTTACTTAAGTGAATTTTTATTAAAAAAAGGCTATATCGTTCATGGTCTTAAGAGACGTTCGTCACTTTTTAATACGGACAGAATTGACCATTTGTACCAAGATCCACATGTAGAAAATAGAAACTTTATTCTGCACTATGGTGATATGACCGATAGTACCAACTTAACTCGTTTGATTCAAGAAATCCAACCAGACGAAATTTACAATTTGGCTGCGATGAGTCATGTGGCGGTTTCCTTCGAAACACCTGAATATACGGGTAATGCAGATGGATTGGGTACATTGCGTATCTTGGATGCGGTGCGTTTGTTGGGTTTAGAAAAGAAAACACGTATTTACCAAGCTTCTACATCTGAGTTGTACGGTAAAGTACAAGAAGTACCACAATCGGAAACGACTCCATTTTACCCACGTTCTCCGTATGCAGTTGCCAAAATGTATGCTTTCTGGATTACAGTAAACTACAGAGAAGCGTACGGAATGTATGCGTGTAACGGAATCTTATTCAACCACGAATCACCAATTAGAGGGGAAACTTTCGTGACTAGAAAAATCACTAGAGCAACTTCTAGAATTGCTCTGGGATTACAAGATAAATTTTATTTAGGAAACCTAGATGCCAAACGTGACTGGGGACATGCCAAAGATTATGTGCGTATGATGTGGATGATCCTACAAGCAGAAGAAGCGGAAGACTGGGTGATTGCTACAGGAACCACTACACCAGTGCGTGAGTTTGTACGCATGAGTTTTGCCGAAGTAGGAATCGAATTAGAATTCAAAGGAGAAGGAGTAGAAGAAAAAGGTTTTGTAAAAGCCTGTAACAATCCAGACTATCAATTGGAAATTGGAAAAGAAATCCTAGCAGTTGACCCAAAATACTTCAGACCTACCGAGGTTGATTTATTAATTGGTGACCCTACCAAAGCCAAAGAAAAATTGGGTTGGGAATGCCAATATGATTTAGCTGATTTGGTAAAAGACATGATGCAATCGGATGTTGCTTTGATGAAAAAAGACCAATATTTGAAAGAAGGAGGGTATCAAACGTTGAATTATTTTGAATAA
- a CDS encoding acyltransferase family protein, translated as MNKKAIKGEGSLDILYVLRAIAVLMVCFCHFGKVASINGNNFSKLFSYFEKYGKYGVEIFFVISGFVIPLSLSRGKYTIENYPKFLLKRVVRLHPPYIAALILTLTIMFISYKVRHVVYPENVLSIFQSLFYLHVPSDNPVFWTLLIEAQYYLFIGLFFTLITRMPKFSILVFVPFFLLFSMTLVADYIELFKFIEYFLMGTVGYCLYSKTGDKYINNLVLVLILSFITFKGNYVGLFFSFSTLVIILFINLKVSKAIKFLGIISYSIYLIHFPIGMKLMNFMKPRINDTSMPLLFLLALIVSIACSWVFYILFEAYSEKLSKKIKYTQ; from the coding sequence ATGAATAAAAAAGCTATTAAAGGTGAAGGCTCTTTGGATATACTTTATGTCCTTAGAGCTATAGCTGTATTAATGGTATGTTTTTGTCATTTTGGAAAGGTTGCTTCAATTAATGGCAATAATTTTTCTAAGCTTTTTTCATATTTTGAGAAGTATGGAAAATATGGTGTCGAGATATTTTTTGTAATTTCTGGCTTCGTTATTCCATTAAGTCTATCTAGAGGCAAATATACCATTGAGAATTATCCAAAATTTTTATTGAAGAGGGTAGTAAGGTTACATCCGCCATACATCGCGGCGTTAATACTAACTTTAACAATAATGTTTATTTCCTATAAAGTTAGACATGTTGTATATCCTGAGAATGTTTTAAGTATATTTCAAAGCTTATTTTATTTACATGTTCCAAGTGATAATCCTGTTTTTTGGACGTTACTTATTGAAGCGCAATACTACCTCTTTATTGGTTTGTTTTTTACACTAATAACAAGAATGCCAAAATTTTCTATTTTAGTGTTTGTACCATTTTTTTTGTTATTTTCAATGACTTTAGTCGCTGATTATATTGAATTATTTAAGTTTATTGAGTATTTTTTAATGGGGACTGTAGGATACTGTTTGTATTCTAAAACAGGTGATAAATACATAAATAATCTAGTGTTAGTATTGATCTTGTCTTTCATTACATTTAAAGGGAATTATGTTGGACTATTTTTTTCCTTTTCAACATTGGTTATCATACTTTTCATTAATTTAAAAGTATCTAAAGCAATTAAATTTTTGGGAATTATCTCTTATTCGATATACCTTATACATTTTCCAATTGGGATGAAATTAATGAATTTCATGAAACCCAGAATTAACGATACATCGATGCCATTATTATTTTTATTGGCTTTGATAGTAAGTATTGCCTGCTCATGGGTATTTTATATATTATTTGAAGCTTACTCAGAAAAGTTGTCGAAAAAAATAAAATATACACAGTAG